One Acutalibacter muris DNA window includes the following coding sequences:
- a CDS encoding GntR family transcriptional regulator, whose protein sequence is MEIIISSNKGQPIYEQITSQIKAKVMSGELQTGDSIPSMRALAKSIHVSVTSVQKAYEDLQRDGFIETTVGRGSFITANNKDFYQEERQRQMEEHLQEAAEIARTSGISLGKTIDLLTMFYQEEE, encoded by the coding sequence GTGGAAATAATCATCAGCAGCAATAAAGGTCAGCCAATCTATGAGCAGATTACCTCGCAGATTAAAGCGAAAGTTATGAGCGGCGAGCTGCAAACCGGTGATTCCATTCCCTCCATGCGCGCTTTGGCAAAGTCAATTCATGTAAGCGTTACCTCCGTACAGAAGGCATATGAAGACCTGCAGCGGGACGGTTTCATCGAAACAACGGTGGGGCGAGGGAGTTTTATCACGGCAAACAACAAGGACTTCTATCAGGAGGAGCGGCAGAGGCAGATGGAAGAACACCTGCAGGAAGCGGCGGAAATTGCCCGGACCAGCGGAATTTCACTGGGAAAAACGATAGATTTGCTGACGATGTTCTATCAGGAGGAGGAATAG
- a CDS encoding HAMP domain-containing sensor histidine kinase has product MDKMKRTLRDLSLPGSLVFYIVIFVMLALVLSVMTNSICERAAEAIRMSYPASGEKNYLTNEQGERLGDGVYIGKEFVPLSPSDERTINLLKLLPLIAAPVYSALCIIAAALLFYRKKLRKPLAELRTASEKISNNDLDFSIGYDSKDELGRLVGSFETMRAMLANNFSEMWRQVEERKRLNATFAHDLRTPLAVLKGYNEMLQSSEHAQTKEIAVTMGKHLSRMEAYVNSVSNLRRLEDTRPEYKTVPLQQFVSSLQESALILCTQNGKKLLMQNKTVDCDILMDKMFVSEVCNNLIANAVRFAQTSITLSFSLQGNGLLLSVSDDGKGFDKKTVHKVTSPYFTEETERSEHFGLGLYICKLLCENYGGYLKIADVSNGARVLAFFKTPSFEKK; this is encoded by the coding sequence ATGGATAAAATGAAGCGTACCCTGCGAGATTTATCCCTTCCTGGAAGTCTTGTGTTTTATATTGTGATTTTTGTCATGCTTGCACTCGTTCTTTCGGTAATGACAAATTCCATATGCGAAAGAGCAGCCGAAGCCATTCGGATGTCTTACCCAGCGTCCGGTGAAAAAAATTATCTGACAAATGAGCAGGGCGAACGCTTGGGAGACGGCGTATATATTGGAAAAGAATTTGTTCCGTTGTCTCCAAGTGACGAACGCACTATAAATCTATTGAAGCTGCTTCCCTTGATTGCCGCACCTGTGTATTCTGCGCTGTGTATTATAGCGGCGGCATTGCTTTTTTACAGAAAAAAACTGAGAAAGCCGCTTGCTGAGTTACGGACAGCATCAGAAAAGATATCCAATAACGATTTAGACTTTTCAATTGGATATGACAGCAAAGATGAATTGGGGAGACTGGTTGGCTCTTTTGAAACTATGCGGGCTATGCTTGCAAATAATTTTTCTGAAATGTGGCGTCAGGTCGAAGAACGCAAGCGGCTTAATGCTACTTTTGCACATGACCTGCGCACCCCTCTCGCGGTGCTGAAAGGATATAATGAGATGCTGCAGTCAAGTGAACATGCGCAGACAAAAGAAATCGCTGTCACCATGGGAAAGCACCTTTCCCGTATGGAAGCCTACGTAAATAGTGTGAGTAACCTTCGGCGACTGGAGGATACACGGCCGGAATATAAAACGGTTCCTTTACAGCAGTTCGTATCGTCTCTGCAGGAAAGTGCGCTGATTTTATGCACACAAAACGGGAAAAAGCTACTTATGCAAAATAAAACGGTTGACTGTGATATTCTTATGGATAAAATGTTTGTTTCTGAAGTATGCAATAATCTCATAGCAAATGCTGTGCGATTTGCCCAGACTTCCATCACACTGTCTTTTTCTTTACAGGGCAACGGGTTATTACTTTCCGTATCAGATGACGGAAAAGGATTCGATAAAAAGACTGTTCACAAGGTAACAAGTCCCTATTTTACAGAAGAAACAGAACGTTCTGAACATTTTGGCCTTGGATTATACATCTGTAAGTTGCTATGTGAAAATTATGGCGGTTACTTGAAGATTGCCGATGTTTCAAACGGCGCAAGAGTACTCGCTTTTTTCAAAACTCCCTCTTTTGAGAAAAAGTAG
- a CDS encoding response regulator transcription factor, with translation MSAKILIADDEADIVSMLGSFFRRKGYVVLTAANGTETLKQVEHNPDIILLDICMPGLDGLEVCRHIRDYISCPILFLTARIEDTDKVKGFAAGGDDYIVKPFSLVELEARVKAHLRRETRHNFEAKIKFSSDLVIDYTERCLFFQGKRIGFAKREFDIVEFLSQNPGQIFDKERIYESIWGYDSEGDSSVVTEYIRRIRTKIAAYTDKVYIETV, from the coding sequence ATGAGCGCAAAAATATTGATAGCCGATGACGAAGCGGATATTGTGTCAATGCTTGGAAGTTTCTTTAGGCGCAAAGGCTATGTCGTTTTAACGGCGGCAAATGGAACGGAAACGCTAAAACAAGTGGAGCATAATCCGGATATTATTTTGCTTGATATATGCATGCCAGGTCTGGATGGATTAGAGGTCTGCAGGCATATTCGGGATTATATATCGTGTCCTATTCTTTTTCTGACCGCCCGGATTGAAGATACAGATAAGGTAAAAGGATTTGCTGCCGGCGGTGATGATTATATCGTTAAGCCCTTTTCACTTGTAGAGCTTGAAGCAAGGGTAAAAGCACATTTACGGAGAGAAACACGGCATAATTTCGAGGCGAAGATTAAGTTTTCCAGTGACTTGGTTATCGACTATACAGAACGCTGTTTGTTCTTTCAGGGGAAACGTATAGGATTTGCAAAAAGAGAATTTGACATCGTAGAGTTTTTATCCCAGAATCCGGGGCAGATTTTCGATAAGGAACGGATTTATGAAAGCATTTGGGGATATGACAGCGAAGGGGACAGCAGTGTTGTGACAGAGTATATTCGCAGGATCCGGACAAAAATAGCTGCATATACAGACAAAGTATATATCGAAACGGTTTAG
- a CDS encoding DUF6070 family protein produces the protein MYVFHTLYFTTFYCFFLGRFSGIILRLKPVDKELYDLNAKYILPVGYHNVNLFLCDWDTSDYGDLCFNDLFEWLYKLKHNDYVYARDYAQEDEPYYHCCIPAEEFEGIILPYFEISLAEFKERALYNAEKDIYPWQDLNCSNIAYYPTVIPEITEATENKDGSITLKVNVMCLDNKTDCLFSHEVTVMPYDNGGFKYLGNKITYKSQIELPSSEPRIPAQRTAKEQESE, from the coding sequence ATCTATGTATTCCATACTCTCTATTTTACCACTTTCTACTGCTTTTTTCTAGGTCGTTTTTCAGGAATAATATTAAGGCTTAAGCCTGTAGACAAGGAATTATACGACTTAAATGCAAAATATATTTTGCCAGTGGGGTATCACAATGTAAATCTGTTTCTCTGTGATTGGGATACCTCGGATTATGGGGACTTGTGCTTTAACGACCTGTTTGAATGGCTATATAAATTGAAACACAATGATTATGTCTATGCAAGGGACTATGCGCAAGAGGATGAGCCATATTACCATTGCTGTATTCCGGCAGAGGAGTTTGAGGGGATAATTCTGCCATATTTTGAAATCTCTCTGGCAGAGTTCAAAGAAAGGGCATTATATAACGCGGAAAAAGATATATACCCCTGGCAGGACCTTAACTGCTCCAACATTGCGTATTACCCAACGGTGATACCGGAAATCACAGAGGCAACAGAGAATAAAGACGGGTCAATAACATTGAAAGTGAATGTCATGTGCCTGGACAATAAGACGGATTGCCTTTTTTCGCACGAGGTTACAGTAATGCCATATGACAACGGAGGCTTCAAGTATCTTGGGAATAAGATAACCTATAAAAGTCAGATAGAGCTTCCTTCGAGCGAACCGCGTATACCGGCACAGAGAACAGCGAAAGAGCAAGAGAGCGAATGA
- a CDS encoding winged helix-turn-helix domain-containing protein, which translates to MEYIDLRKLKSGELKQIRRQVVRLKKMGKTGKEIEELTGVRQSRASEIWTAYKREGDKALEPKKHGFQKGTHLLLTPEEQAEIRETIVTRRPEEFGIPGSLWTLKKVCAYVWKRYRKKISDGSVSDYMRRWGLTCQRPVKRARKQNPSRI; encoded by the coding sequence ATGGAATACATAGATTTACGAAAACTGAAAAGTGGAGAACTCAAGCAGATACGCCGGCAGGTCGTACGCCTCAAAAAGATGGGGAAAACCGGGAAAGAAATAGAGGAATTAACCGGAGTACGGCAGAGTCGCGCCAGCGAAATATGGACGGCATATAAGCGAGAGGGAGACAAAGCGCTGGAACCGAAGAAACACGGATTCCAGAAGGGGACGCATCTGCTTCTGACACCGGAGGAGCAGGCGGAAATACGGGAAACGATTGTTACCCGCCGCCCAGAGGAATTCGGCATTCCTGGGAGTCTGTGGACGCTGAAGAAAGTGTGTGCATACGTCTGGAAAAGGTATCGGAAAAAGATCTCGGACGGCAGTGTGTCGGATTATATGCGGCGCTGGGGCTTGACGTGCCAGCGTCCGGTCAAGCGTGCCCGGAAACAGAATCCTTCCCGTATCTAA
- a CDS encoding DUF6070 family protein produces the protein MVIEMRKAKIIVLVLLLTATLSGCNNPMPDSGKTSEEESSQIRPIDSGYTGDEISESEMKEIHDECKKAASLYKDIYEEAEKTPSQDWPNWDVISQEDRDSIEMVLKKAGYSVINSDSVYPEYLENPDGVSSFWEDVQKNKDAETVFWEVSLTGSVYYRALRYSAGDASYIFVSTVWDEQGNLEISDGGKWEVLNWDTTFNGDFYFQNKPAKKVWDATQLLPPNKNIGNLIMLKESGDLIRRML, from the coding sequence ATGGTGATAGAAATGAGAAAAGCCAAGATCATAGTTCTTGTTCTGCTGCTGACAGCTACCCTGAGCGGATGCAATAATCCTATGCCAGATAGTGGCAAAACAAGTGAAGAAGAATCATCACAAATCAGACCCATAGATTCTGGCTATACTGGGGATGAAATCTCAGAGAGTGAGATGAAAGAGATTCATGACGAATGCAAAAAAGCGGCGTCGCTTTACAAGGATATATATGAGGAGGCCGAAAAGACGCCTTCTCAGGATTGGCCGAATTGGGACGTCATATCTCAGGAAGACAGAGATTCGATTGAAATGGTTTTGAAAAAAGCAGGATATTCTGTTATTAACAGTGATAGCGTCTACCCAGAATACCTTGAGAACCCTGACGGTGTTTCAAGCTTTTGGGAAGACGTTCAGAAAAATAAGGACGCAGAAACTGTGTTCTGGGAGGTGTCGCTCACCGGCAGTGTATATTATCGTGCTTTGCGATATTCCGCCGGTGATGCAAGTTATATTTTTGTCTCCACAGTTTGGGACGAGCAAGGTAATTTGGAGATATCTGATGGGGGAAAGTGGGAAGTCTTAAATTGGGATACGACTTTTAATGGAGACTTCTATTTTCAAAACAAACCGGCAAAAAAGGTGTGGGATGCGACGCAGCTATTACCCCCGAACAAGAATATAGGAAATCTGATTATGTTGAAAGAAAGCGGAGACCTTATCAGGAGAATGTTGTAA
- the ilvN gene encoding acetolactate synthase small subunit, translated as MKKRWICLFVENEIGVLARISGLFSAKSYNLDSLTVGVTEDSTISRMTISLTSDDKTFEQIKKQLSRSVEVIKLVDYTDTPIHMKEILFVRVNGCSDEDITELFRISKVFGVTIIDYDGSAVLLECTQTENRNDDLIALLQRKFTNRIEIVRGGSVAVEVVSISER; from the coding sequence ATGAAAAAAAGATGGATATGTTTATTTGTGGAAAATGAAATAGGCGTACTTGCCCGCATTTCAGGCTTATTTTCTGCCAAGTCTTATAATTTAGACAGTTTAACAGTTGGAGTTACAGAGGACAGCACTATATCACGAATGACAATCAGCTTAACAAGTGATGATAAGACTTTTGAGCAGATTAAGAAGCAGCTAAGCAGGAGTGTCGAGGTGATCAAATTAGTGGACTATACGGACACCCCCATTCACATGAAAGAAATTTTGTTTGTAAGGGTGAATGGCTGCTCTGATGAGGATATAACAGAGCTGTTTCGAATTTCAAAAGTGTTTGGGGTTACAATCATTGACTATGACGGCTCTGCCGTTCTTTTGGAATGTACCCAGACAGAAAACAGAAATGATGATTTGATTGCTTTGTTGCAAAGGAAATTTACGAATAGAATTGAGATTGTAAGGGGCGGCAGTGTTGCAGTTGAAGTTGTTAGCATCTCGGAAAGATAG
- the ilvB gene encoding biosynthetic-type acetolactate synthase large subunit, whose protein sequence is MEITGAELFVKALKEESVTTLFAYPGGQAIDLFNALYGEKDIDVILPRHEQGLVHAADGYARSTGKVGVCLVTSGPGATNLVTGIATANYDSVPLVCFTGQVPTSLIGNDAFQEVDIVGITRSISKYAVTVRKREDLAETIRKAFYIAKTGKPGVVVVDLPKDIQRAYGSDFYPKEITIRGYKPNTSVHMGQLNKALDILRHAKKPVFLIGGGVNIAHANKEMTRLAELTGIPVITTIMGKGAIPTTHSLYVGNIGIHGSYAANRAISNCDVLFSIGTRFNDRITGKIEEFATAAKIIHIDIDAASISRNIVVDVPIVADAKKAICSLLEKAEPLSVSEWVNEINDWKKEYPIDMGRSGLTPQMVIKAVNEIFTDAVVTTDVGQNQLWTTQFLALDENRQMLTSGGLGTMGYGFPAAIGAKLGNPHKDVIVISGDGGMQMNIQEMATAVVYELPIIICILNNGYLGNVRQWQEMFYDRRYSSTCMRYRKSCEIGCNTPNHCCPEYTPDFIRLAESYGTKGIRVTKPADIKDALISAKQNTKAPTVIEFIIDREINVMPIVPPGNSLNDMILESEEHGE, encoded by the coding sequence ATGGAGATAACAGGTGCTGAGTTATTTGTAAAAGCTTTGAAAGAAGAATCTGTTACAACTTTATTTGCTTATCCGGGAGGACAGGCAATAGACCTATTTAATGCGTTATATGGAGAAAAGGATATAGATGTAATTTTGCCACGCCATGAGCAGGGTTTAGTTCATGCGGCAGACGGATATGCCCGTTCCACAGGAAAAGTGGGCGTCTGTCTTGTAACCAGCGGACCCGGTGCTACGAATCTCGTTACGGGTATTGCCACTGCAAATTATGACAGTGTTCCGCTTGTATGCTTTACGGGGCAAGTGCCAACCAGCCTGATTGGGAATGATGCTTTTCAAGAAGTGGATATCGTAGGCATTACAAGAAGCATCAGCAAATATGCGGTAACTGTACGAAAGAGAGAGGATTTGGCAGAAACAATCAGAAAGGCTTTTTATATTGCAAAGACAGGAAAGCCAGGCGTAGTTGTTGTTGATTTGCCGAAGGACATCCAGAGGGCGTATGGCAGCGATTTTTACCCGAAAGAAATAACTATTCGAGGTTATAAGCCGAACACCTCCGTACATATGGGGCAGTTAAATAAAGCGTTGGATATTTTGCGCCATGCGAAAAAGCCCGTCTTTCTGATAGGAGGCGGAGTAAATATCGCACATGCAAACAAAGAGATGACACGGCTTGCGGAGCTCACAGGTATTCCTGTCATCACCACCATTATGGGAAAAGGAGCAATTCCCACAACGCATAGCCTATATGTGGGTAATATAGGGATTCATGGAAGCTATGCGGCAAACAGGGCAATCAGTAACTGCGATGTCCTATTTTCTATAGGGACACGTTTTAACGACCGTATCACGGGAAAGATAGAGGAATTTGCGACAGCCGCCAAAATAATCCACATTGACATTGACGCAGCCTCCATTTCACGGAATATTGTGGTGGATGTCCCTATCGTGGCTGATGCGAAGAAAGCAATCTGCTCCCTGCTTGAAAAAGCAGAGCCGCTTTCTGTTTCGGAATGGGTAAATGAAATCAATGATTGGAAAAAGGAATATCCCATCGACATGGGGAGATCTGGACTGACTCCGCAAATGGTAATAAAAGCCGTCAATGAAATCTTTACGGATGCAGTTGTCACTACAGATGTTGGACAGAATCAGTTGTGGACAACACAGTTTCTTGCGCTTGATGAAAATAGACAAATGCTGACCTCTGGAGGATTGGGAACTATGGGTTACGGCTTCCCTGCGGCAATCGGGGCTAAGCTTGGCAATCCACATAAAGATGTAATTGTTATCTCTGGAGACGGCGGTATGCAGATGAATATACAGGAAATGGCTACTGCTGTCGTTTACGAGCTTCCTATTATCATCTGTATATTGAATAACGGATATTTAGGGAATGTGCGGCAATGGCAGGAAATGTTCTATGACAGACGGTATTCAAGTACTTGTATGCGTTACCGAAAGAGTTGCGAGATAGGCTGCAATACGCCAAACCATTGCTGCCCAGAATATACGCCCGATTTTATCAGACTGGCGGAGAGCTATGGGACAAAAGGCATCCGTGTAACCAAGCCAGCAGATATAAAAGATGCTTTGATAAGTGCAAAGCAGAATACAAAAGCTCCTACAGTTATTGAATTTATTATAGACAGAGAAATCAATGTTATGCCGATTGTTCCCCCAGGGAACTCCCTTAACGATATGATTCTGGAAAGCGAGGAGCATGGAGAATGA
- a CDS encoding TetR/AcrR family transcriptional regulator: MDETSQKIIDAAMALVRDKGYVATTTKEIAKVAGVNECTLFRKFKNKKDIVLQGVKQAGWRANITPKIFENVQWDLQADIEMFMKAYMDRMTPDFVNLSIGLRAPRLYEETSALIMKVPQAFLSSFTQYLNQMFVLGKIPKADFDALALTVISSTFGYTFLNASFGNELSKVEKDEYIKSSVQMFIKGLEQ; the protein is encoded by the coding sequence ATGGATGAAACAAGTCAAAAAATAATTGACGCTGCAATGGCATTAGTGCGGGATAAAGGATATGTTGCAACTACCACGAAAGAGATTGCCAAGGTAGCAGGTGTGAATGAATGTACGTTGTTTCGTAAATTCAAGAATAAGAAAGATATCGTGTTACAGGGAGTAAAACAAGCTGGTTGGAGGGCAAATATAACCCCAAAAATTTTTGAAAATGTGCAGTGGGATTTGCAGGCAGACATAGAGATGTTTATGAAAGCATACATGGACAGAATGACGCCAGATTTTGTAAATTTGTCTATCGGCTTGAGAGCGCCTCGATTATATGAGGAAACGTCTGCCCTCATTATGAAAGTTCCGCAGGCTTTTTTATCATCGTTCACGCAGTATCTTAATCAAATGTTTGTATTGGGAAAAATACCAAAAGCAGATTTTGATGCGCTGGCTCTGACAGTTATTTCATCAACGTTTGGCTATACGTTTCTAAATGCGTCTTTTGGCAATGAATTATCTAAAGTAGAAAAAGATGAATACATAAAAAGCAGTGTGCAAATGTTCATAAAGGGATTGGAACAGTAA
- a CDS encoding GyrI-like domain-containing protein, protein MSYMGNSAQGCFTYFAGGLVHEIPDQLPEGFVYKELPEGEYIVCRIEAENFEDLVTVALNQANKYLFSTWLPRHGLTTEPFSAEKYDRSPEDMACMEIWVKPLQMET, encoded by the coding sequence ATGTCCTACATGGGGAATTCCGCACAGGGGTGTTTTACTTATTTTGCGGGCGGACTGGTTCATGAAATCCCGGATCAGTTACCAGAGGGCTTTGTGTATAAGGAACTCCCCGAAGGAGAATATATCGTCTGCAGAATTGAAGCGGAGAATTTTGAAGATTTGGTAACAGTGGCGCTCAATCAGGCCAATAAGTATCTTTTCAGCACATGGCTGCCCAGACACGGCTTAACAACTGAGCCATTCTCGGCAGAAAAGTATGATCGCAGCCCAGAGGATATGGCTTGTATGGAAATATGGGTGAAACCCTTGCAAATGGAAACTTGA
- a CDS encoding IS5 family transposase (programmed frameshift) has translation MRKSYPSDISRKQFEEIREELSRVKKLTHPRSYDLYDIFCAVLYLLKEGCTWRAIPHDFPKWQNVRYHYDIWSNPDENGVSVLDRVLRKLVEAEREKNGRKAQTTMIIVDSKSIQNADTAEEKGYDAGKKLSGIKLHIGVDILGLPHAIMVTTANVTDRTGAIDMVDYYCDVTDHLSALKKIMADGGYTGETFANSIKDLSGAEVEVVKRNELHTFAVLPKRWIVERSFAWLDKCRRLWKNCERKLQNSFQMFSLAFIRLLLNRC, from the exons GTGAGGAAAAGCTATCCAAGTGACATCAGTCGGAAACAATTTGAAGAAATACGCGAGGAATTGTCCAGAGTCAAAAAGCTAACACATCCCAGAAGCTACGACCTGTATGACATATTTTGTGCAGTTTTGTATCTGTTGAAAGAAGGATGCACATGGCGAGCCATCCCACATGATTTCCCTAAATGGCAAAATGTGCGGTATCATTACGACATATGGTCAAATCCAGATGAAAATGGAGTCAGTGTTCTTGACAGGGTTTTACGCAAACTGGTGGAAGCAGAGCGGGAAAAAAACGGACGCAAGGCACAAACAACAATGATAATTGTCGATTCCAAAAGCATTCAAAATGCTGATACCGCAGAAGAAAAGGGCTATGACGCGGGGAAAAAGT TATCTGGGATAAAACTACATATTGGCGTGGACATTTTGGGGCTACCCCACGCAATTATGGTGACGACCGCCAATGTAACAGATCGAACCGGCGCAATTGATATGGTTGATTATTATTGTGATGTAACCGACCATCTGTCTGCGCTCAAAAAGATTATGGCAGATGGAGGCTACACCGGAGAAACATTTGCAAACTCAATCAAGGATCTTTCTGGTGCGGAGGTTGAGGTCGTTAAGCGCAACGAGCTCCATACTTTTGCTGTCCTGCCAAAGCGCTGGATTGTGGAGCGCTCTTTTGCCTGGCTCGACAAATGTCGGAGACTCTGGAAAAACTGCGAACGTAAATTACAGAACTCTTTTCAAATGTTTTCTCTTGCCTTTATTCGTCTGCTCTTAAATAGATGCTAA
- a CDS encoding helix-turn-helix transcriptional regulator, translating into MHAWEAIEQSLDFIEEHLAEEILTEELANIACLSPFYFQRLFKRLVSKPVQEYVKLRRLAKVIENLKDTDRRILDIAMDYGFSSHANFTRVFKETYGITPDEYRKDLPMLNTFDRPQVLMNYVLVDEGVPLVVGDIVLGIQRKTLEQPDTYLGFETEVNISEQTPVGESTGVDVPGQLWRRYYKEKELLGASLRTCLASI; encoded by the coding sequence ATGCACGCATGGGAAGCAATCGAACAGTCTTTAGATTTTATTGAAGAACACTTGGCAGAAGAAATTTTGACGGAAGAGCTGGCGAATATCGCCTGCCTGTCGCCGTTCTATTTCCAGCGACTGTTTAAACGCTTGGTCAGTAAACCGGTACAGGAATATGTGAAGCTCCGTCGTCTGGCAAAGGTAATCGAAAATCTGAAGGATACGGACCGAAGGATTCTTGATATAGCCATGGACTATGGTTTTTCCAGCCATGCCAATTTCACACGGGTTTTCAAAGAAACATATGGAATAACTCCGGACGAGTACAGAAAGGATTTACCGATGCTGAATACATTTGACCGCCCGCAAGTTTTAATGAATTATGTATTGGTAGATGAAGGTGTTCCACTGGTAGTGGGAGATATCGTCTTGGGAATTCAAAGAAAGACGCTGGAACAGCCAGACACATATCTCGGCTTTGAAACAGAGGTTAATATCTCCGAACAAACGCCAGTGGGTGAAAGTACTGGCGTAGATGTACCGGGACAGCTTTGGAGGCGTTACTACAAGGAGAAGGAACTGCTGGGGGCAAGTCTTAGAACCTGTTTAGCATCTATTTAA
- a CDS encoding ABC transporter ATP-binding protein, which produces MLKIDHLTKHYKGSSKGVTDLSLHIAPGDLYAFIGHNGAGKTTTLKCVAGIQGFDAGTIEIGGIDIRKDPLAYKRQFAYIPDNPDLYEYLTGIQYLNFTADVFGVGAGEREERIRKYGEAFEITASLGDLISTYSHGMKQKLALLSALVHQPKLLILDEPFVGLDPKAAVILKDIMRSICAEGGSIFFSTHVLDVAEKLCNKVAMIKEGTLIASGDMQAIVKQGQSLESIFMEVVEDAKTDENTDQTGTM; this is translated from the coding sequence ATGTTAAAGATCGATCATTTGACCAAGCACTACAAAGGAAGCAGCAAGGGCGTCACCGACCTGAGCCTGCACATTGCGCCGGGGGATCTTTACGCCTTTATTGGCCACAACGGCGCGGGAAAAACCACCACCCTGAAATGCGTGGCGGGAATTCAGGGCTTTGACGCCGGAACGATAGAAATAGGTGGAATTGATATCAGAAAGGATCCCCTTGCCTATAAACGTCAGTTTGCCTATATCCCGGACAACCCGGATTTATACGAATACCTGACCGGCATCCAATACCTGAACTTTACCGCCGATGTATTCGGCGTGGGGGCAGGGGAGAGGGAGGAGAGAATTAGAAAGTACGGAGAGGCCTTTGAAATCACGGCATCCCTGGGGGATCTCATCTCCACCTATTCCCACGGCATGAAGCAGAAGTTGGCGCTCCTTTCCGCGCTGGTACATCAGCCCAAGCTTCTGATTCTGGACGAGCCCTTTGTGGGGCTTGACCCAAAGGCGGCGGTAATCCTCAAAGACATCATGCGCAGCATCTGTGCAGAGGGCGGCTCCATCTTCTTTTCCACCCATGTGCTGGATGTGGCGGAGAAGCTGTGCAACAAAGTGGCCATGATCAAGGAGGGGACGCTGATTGCCTCTGGCGATATGCAGGCCATCGTAAAGCAGGGGCAGTCCCTGGAGTCCATTTTTATGGAGGTGGTAGAGGATGCTAAAACAGATGAAAATACTGACCAAACTGGAACTATGTAA
- a CDS encoding ABC transporter permease, translating into MSAFLKKEWMELCRTGRLMILLLVFTLFGIMNPALAKLTPWLMETLSESLADTGLVTTSVNVDAMTSWAQFYKNIPVGLIIFILISSGSFTAEYQKGTLIPVVTKGLSRRKIVLAKAWMIFAAWTALYWICFGITYGYNAYFWDNGIAYHLFLAAALTWLFGMWAIALLVFFSAVSRSSTQVLLGVGGASMGVYLLSMFPKLSAFLPVKLMDGMSLLQGQNNPGDYFISIAAVGLMICLSMVLAVVFFDRKRL; encoded by the coding sequence ATGAGTGCATTTCTGAAAAAAGAATGGATGGAACTTTGCCGAACCGGACGCCTTATGATTTTGCTGCTAGTATTTACCTTGTTTGGAATCATGAATCCGGCATTGGCAAAGCTGACGCCATGGCTGATGGAAACACTTTCGGAATCCCTTGCGGACACAGGGCTTGTCACTACGTCTGTTAATGTAGACGCCATGACTTCATGGGCGCAGTTTTATAAGAATATCCCGGTAGGGCTTATTATATTTATCTTGATAAGCAGCGGAAGCTTTACCGCTGAATATCAAAAGGGAACCTTGATCCCTGTGGTAACAAAGGGATTGTCCAGGCGGAAGATCGTACTGGCAAAAGCATGGATGATTTTTGCTGCATGGACAGCGCTGTATTGGATTTGTTTTGGGATTACTTACGGATACAATGCGTATTTTTGGGATAACGGGATTGCATACCATCTGTTCCTAGCCGCTGCCCTGACCTGGTTGTTTGGGATGTGGGCAATCGCGCTATTGGTATTCTTTTCGGCTGTATCACGGAGTAGCACACAGGTGCTGTTAGGAGTCGGCGGCGCTTCCATGGGGGTATACCTGCTGAGTATGTTCCCAAAACTTAGTGCGTTTCTTCCGGTAAAGCTAATGGATGGCATGTCTTTGCTGCAAGGGCAAAATAACCCAGGGGATTACTTTATCAGTATAGCAGCAGTAGGACTTATGATATGCCTGTCTATGGTGCTGGCAGTCGTTTTCTTTGACCGGAAACGGTTATAA